One window of the Drosophila biarmipes strain raj3 unplaced genomic scaffold, RU_DBia_V1.1 ptg000013l, whole genome shotgun sequence genome contains the following:
- the LOC108035758 gene encoding zinc finger BED domain-containing protein 4: MDRFLKKGTRRRSPTPTAPSPEKQDCDCTSTDSEKDFLPNKQSNSKRSKISHVWKYFKKSDDQKLAKCLYFGKEYKTSGNTFNLRDHLKRFHPSLEINKPDSSKPVEVTDKNETASTSSSCRSSMNSVASYFKRAVLYESNSKRKTDIDKALTEMVAKDVQPYNIVENEGFIKYTQVLNPRYKLPSKTHLRDVLMSNLYKETSAKLSLILQEVSDVSITCDLWTSSANASFLTGTGDFVNDFELKTASLATKKLLNATNHCSQNIVDTLSTILNYWNILNKTVCIVTDNASSMLKACEICKSEICHAFRTQ, translated from the exons ATGGAtcgctttttaaaaaaag GTACACGTCGGAGGTCCCCAACGCCTACTGCGCCAAGTCCAGAAAAGCAAGACTGCGATTGCACCAGCACAGACTCCGAAAAGGATTTCTTACCCAACAAGCAGAGTAACTCAAAAAGGAGTAAGATTTCGCatgtttggaaatattttaaaaagtccGACGACCAAAAACTTGCCAAATGCCTTTACTTTGGCAAGGAATATAAAACAAGCGGCAATACGTTCAACTTGCGCGACCATTTAAAAAGGTTTCATcctagcttggaaataaacaAACCGGACTCTAGCAAACCAGTTGAAGTTACGGATAAGAACGAGACTGCGTCTACAAGCAGCAGTTGCAGATCAAGTATGAATTCTGTGGCTTCCTACTTCAAAAGAGCTGTCTTGTACGAGTCGAATTCCAAGCGAAAGACCGACATCGACAAAGCATTAACAGAAATGGTTGCTAAGGATGTACAGCCGTACAACATTGTCGAAAACGAAGGTTTCATTAAGTACACTCAGGTATTGAATCCTCGTTATAAATTGCCAAGCAAGACACACTTGCGTGATGTGCTTATGTCCAATCTCTACAAGGAAACCTCTGCCAAATTGTCATTGATATTGCAAGAAGTGTCGGATGTATCAATAACATGCGATTTGTGGACATCGAGTGCCAATGCCAGTTTCTTGACAGGGACCGGTGATTTTGTTAATGACTTTGAACTAAAAACAGCGTCTTTGGCcacaaaaaaacttttaaacgcAACAAACCACTGTTCGCAAAACATTGTAGATACTTTGAGCACTATTTTGAATTATTGGAACATTTTAAACAAGACGGTGTGCATTGTTACCGATAATGCCAGTTCCATGCTTAAAGCATGTGAAATATGCAAATCCGAAATCTGCCATGCTTTTCGCACACAATAA